AGCGCCAGCAGATGGCGCGGTCCACGTCCCCGCAGGGCGTGCCCGATGACCGGCGCGCTCATGCCGCGACATACCGTTCGACGCGCTGATCGATCGCGCCGAAGAGGGAGACGTCCCGCGCATCGAACATCTCCAGCCGGACATGGTCGCCAAAACGCAGATAGGGCGTGGTGGGCGCCCCGTTGCGAAGCTGCTCATGCGCCCTCTCCTCGGCGATGCAGCCGCTGCCGTGCCGGGCATGATCGGCATTGGCGAGTGCGCCCGCGCCGATCACCGTGCCCGCGCGCAACTCCCGCGTCCGCGCCGCATGGGCGATCAGCTGGGCGTAATCGAAACTGGCGTCGATGCCCGGCTGAAGCTCCCCCAATCGCCTGCCGTTGATGTGGATGCGATAGATGCCCGACAGCAGCCGCCCGTTCCACGCGTCGCCCAGCTCGTCGGGGGTCACCGCCACCGGCCCCATGCTGTTGACGCACTTGCCCTGGAGGAAACCGAAACCGCGGCCGATTTCGGGCGGAATCACGCCACGCAGCGAATAATCGTTCAGCAGCACGATCAGCCGCACATGGCCCGGCGCGTCCTCGACTGTCACACCCATCGGCACGTCGCCGGTGATGACCGCGATCTCCGCCTCTATGTCGATGCCCAGCGCCTCGTCCTCGGTCAGCCGCAGGGGCTGTCCGGGGCCGAGAATGGGGTCCGAAAGGCCCTGATACATCAGCGGAACCTCGAAGAAATCCTCCGGCGGCCTGGCGCCACGCGCGGCGCGGACCACCGACATGTGATGATAATAGGCGCTGCCGTCGAGGAACTGATAGGCGCGCGGCAACGGCGCCAGCGCGGCGGCGGGATCGAAATCGAACGCGCCCTCCGCCCTGCCCTCGGCCAGCGCCCGCTCCAGTGCATGCAGCGCCGGTTCGGCATCCGCCCAGTCATCGAGCGCGGCCTGCAGGGTCGGTGCGATACCCGTCGCCCGCACCGCCTTGCGCATGTCGGCCGAAACGACCAGAAGCCGGCCATCGCGGCCGCCCTCGTTCAGACTTGCCAGCTTCATTGCAGCACCTCCCGCCGATAGCCGCTGGCGCTGCCGAAGACGCGCTCCCGGTTCGACCAGTCATGGGTTTCGTTCCAGCAGTCGAGCACCGCCACGGCTTCCTGCTCGAATCGCGCATGCTGTTCCGGCGTCCCGGTACGGGCCGTCAGTTCCAGCCGGTGCCCGGAGGGGTCGAAGAAATAGATGGAGAGGATGAAATCGTCATGGTCGGTGGGACCGAGCACGTCGATGCCCTTCGCCTCCAGTTCGGCCTTGGCCTTGTTGAGCGCGTCGACGCTTTCAACCTCGAAGGCGAAATGCTGCACCCAGTCGGGGGTGTTGCGGTCCTTGATGCCGGGCGGCGCCTTGGGCACTTCGAAAAAGGCGATGTTGGACCCGTCCTCCATCTCGAAGAAGATGTGGATGTGCGGACTATATTCGCCGGTGGAGGGCACATGATCCTCCCCCATGGCGTGGGTGAATGTAAGGCCAAGGACGGTGGTGTAGAACTCCACCGTCTCCGCCGCATCCACACACCGGAATGCGGCATGATGCAGCTTCTTGCACAGCATCGGTTTTTCTCCTGTCAAAATCCCTGTTCCTTCAAAATCTGGTGCGCACGCCGACGCGGAACTGGCGGCCGATGACGTCATAGATATAGCCGTTGACGCCGGTCTGGATCGTGCTGGCGGTCGAATAGTTGGGCGAGGCCGGCGGGCCCTTGTCGAGCAGGTTCTGCACCGCGAAATAGACCTCCGTGCCCTTGGCGGCGCCGTCGATGCGCCAGGTCATCGACCAGTCGAGATAGAAGGCGGAGGACACGCTGTTGTCGTCGATATCGACGCCCTCGACCCACGCGTTGTTGAGCTTGCCCGCGCTGATGAAGCGGCCGGTCAGGGTGGAGGCGACCTTGCCCAGATCATAGGTGGCGGAGGCCATGCCCCGCCAGCGCGGCACCGCCTTGGACGGTTGCGATTCATTGGCGTTGGTCCCGGCATAGTCTACCTTCTGCCCGTCGGCCTTCTCCGACCGTTGGTCCACATAGGTCGCGACCGCCCGCAATATGAGGTCGCCCTTGCCCAGTTCCGTGCGGTAAGTCCCCTCGATATCAACGCCCCTTGTTCGTTCCGCATTGATGTTCTGCGGCACCAGCAGGATGCTGGTGATCGGTCCGGCAGGCGATCCGCGGGTGATGAAGCCGCATTGCGCGGTGATCCCCTGCTGGCATTTGTCGATCACGCGCTGGGCGATCAGGCTGGCGATCGCGCCGTCGATCTTGATGTCGAAATAATCGACCGAGAGCGACAGGCCGCGAAGCCAGGCCGGGCGATAGACGATACCGAACGACCTGGTGTCCGCCCTTTCCGGCTTCAGGTCCGGATTGCCCTGGCTGACGGTACGCGAACTGTAGCTGGTGCCCGTCACCGGATCGTCCACGGTCTGGTTGAGCGTGGCGCCGCCCTGGAAAAGTTCGCTGAGATTGGGCGCGCGGATGTCGCGTGAGACGACGCCCCGGACACGGAACTGGTCGTCCAGATCCCAGGTCGAACCGACTTTCCAGGTCGTCACCGATCCGCTGAGGCTGTAGTCGGTCAGGCGGATGGCGGCGTTGAGGTCGAGCGACTTGACGAAGGACTTGTCCGCCAGCAGCGGCACCACCGTTTCGAAAAAGGCTTCCTTGACGTCATATTTGCCCCGCGACGGCTTGAAATTGCCGACGAAGAAAGCGTCGGTCAACGAAAGGGCGTCGGCCGTGGAACGATATTTCTCGCGCCGCGCCTCAACGCCGAGGGCAACAGAAACCGGCCCGGCCCAGAGCGAGAAAGGCTCACCGCGCAGGCTGGCCGCCGCCACATCCTGCTGGATGCGGATGTCCTGCACAGAGCGGCCGAAGACATAGTTGCGCGCGGCCTGCGAACTTGACCCGGCCCCGAAGATGTTGAGCGGCACGCAGCCATTGGTCGGATCGGCCAGGGTCGACCGGCAGACGATCTGGCCGTTGGCCGGATTGGCGACCGCATCGACCGCGCGGTTGAAATTGGCGACGATGGGATTGTTGGCATAGGCGCCGGTCGAGAAATCGGTCACCCCATGCTGGACATAGGCGTCCCAGGACCAACCGCCGGCCAGCCTGCCCTCCAGCCCGGCGACATAGCGTTGCTGCTCACGCCGGTTGCGCCCGCGCAACGGGCCCCAGTCGAGGAACATGCGCCCCATCTGGAAGCTATTGAGGCCCAGCGACGCCATTTGCGTGCGGACGTCCGCGGGCAGGAAGGCATTGTCGCGCTGGATCGTGATATTGCCGCCACGGTCATAGACACGGGCGACGATCTCGTTCCAGGCCCTGGCATAGTTCGCCTCGCCATAGACGGTGATGCCGGGCGTCAGGTCATAGCTCAACCGACCATAAGCGGTGCCGTAGCGCAGCGGCACGGCCAGTTCGATCGCCTGGCTGATGTCCTCGACATCGCCGCCAAAGGCGGAAATGCCGCTGACCGTGCCGGGATCATAGGGCATCAGCGTGCCGCCCGGCCCGAACTGCATGTTGCGCAGCGTATTGGGCCGGGTGACGCCGCCGACCGTGACGGTCGCCGGTCCGGTGATCAGCCCGCCGGAGGTTTCGTTGCTGGCGCCTACGCCCGTCCGGATGATGCGTCGGGGCTGGCCGTTCGTCGCCGTCCAGCCGGGGTTGAAGATGACCTTGCGCCCCTTGAACCAGTCGCGCGAGGTCGCCTTCCCCGCCCCGTCATCGTCATGATATTCGCCGCTCAGGATGAAATGGCCGCGCCCGCCGGCAAAGCTGGTGCCGTAGGAAAGCTCCGCCTTGAAACTCCGCGCGTCGCCCGCGTCGGCGATACCGCTCTGGATGTTCGCCATCGCGCCCTCGAACTTGCGGTCGAGGACGAAATTGACGACCCCCGCGACCGCGTCCGATCCCCAGGCCGCCGATGCGCCGCCCGTCACCACGTCGACGCGCTGGACCAGCGCCTGCGGCAGCAGGTTGATGTCGACATTGCCGGTGATGGTGGACGGCACCACCCGATGCCCGTCCAGCAGCACCAGCGTCCGGTTCGCACCCAGGCTGCGCAGGTTGAAGAGGTTGGAGCCGACCGTCGCCGAAGCGCCCGTATTGGCGATGCGCGGCGTGTTCGACCCGACCAGCGCCGGCAACTGGTTGACATAATCGGCGATGCTGGCGGGCGCGGCCGCCCTGATCTGCTCCACCCCGATGACGGTGGTGGGCGTCGGCGCGGTGAAGCCCTCCCGCACCACGCGGGAGCCGGTGACCACGATATCGCTCACCGATACTTCCCCCTTCGCCTGCGCCGCCGCTTCCGCCATCTGGGCGCGGGCCGCGCCGGCATCGATCAGGCACAGGATCGCGGCCGCCGCGCTCGTCGCCTTCAGGCGGCTGCGGCGGTTCAGGCGGCGCCTCTCCATCGATCCCTGCTCTTGCGCAATCATTCCCATCCTCTCTCTTCCCCTGTCCTGTGTATCCGGCGGGGCGTGTCGCCCTCTGTTCCGTCGCTCCTTCTCTGGCACGGCCGTTCACGGCGCGCTGTCGGCACGATCCATCGGCTTGCCAATCAGTCCGGTTTTTCGAAGCGGGATGGGGATGGAGCGGTTCGCTCCGCGCCCATTTGCGTTAGATACGGCTCGGCTGGCGGCAACGAAAAAGATGGGACGAGGATATGGGCGGCATAATGCAGGAACGACTGATCTGGATATTTTCCGGCCGTTTCGGACGAGCAACCGTCAACCTGAACGACCGTCCGCTGGTCGAACATTGCCATCGCCAGATCAACATCCTGTTCAAGATGGGCGGCGCGGACGCGCTGT
This window of the Sphingobium sp. EM0848 genome carries:
- a CDS encoding VOC family protein: MLCKKLHHAAFRCVDAAETVEFYTTVLGLTFTHAMGEDHVPSTGEYSPHIHIFFEMEDGSNIAFFEVPKAPPGIKDRNTPDWVQHFAFEVESVDALNKAKAELEAKGIDVLGPTDHDDFILSIYFFDPSGHRLELTARTGTPEQHARFEQEAVAVLDCWNETHDWSNRERVFGSASGYRREVLQ
- a CDS encoding fumarylacetoacetate hydrolase family protein, with product MKLASLNEGGRDGRLLVVSADMRKAVRATGIAPTLQAALDDWADAEPALHALERALAEGRAEGAFDFDPAAALAPLPRAYQFLDGSAYYHHMSVVRAARGARPPEDFFEVPLMYQGLSDPILGPGQPLRLTEDEALGIDIEAEIAVITGDVPMGVTVEDAPGHVRLIVLLNDYSLRGVIPPEIGRGFGFLQGKCVNSMGPVAVTPDELGDAWNGRLLSGIYRIHINGRRLGELQPGIDASFDYAQLIAHAARTRELRAGTVIGAGALANADHARHGSGCIAEERAHEQLRNGAPTTPYLRFGDHVRLEMFDARDVSLFGAIDQRVERYVAA
- a CDS encoding TonB-dependent receptor domain-containing protein, whose protein sequence is MIAQEQGSMERRRLNRRSRLKATSAAAAILCLIDAGAARAQMAEAAAQAKGEVSVSDIVVTGSRVVREGFTAPTPTTVIGVEQIRAAAPASIADYVNQLPALVGSNTPRIANTGASATVGSNLFNLRSLGANRTLVLLDGHRVVPSTITGNVDINLLPQALVQRVDVVTGGASAAWGSDAVAGVVNFVLDRKFEGAMANIQSGIADAGDARSFKAELSYGTSFAGGRGHFILSGEYHDDDGAGKATSRDWFKGRKVIFNPGWTATNGQPRRIIRTGVGASNETSGGLITGPATVTVGGVTRPNTLRNMQFGPGGTLMPYDPGTVSGISAFGGDVEDISQAIELAVPLRYGTAYGRLSYDLTPGITVYGEANYARAWNEIVARVYDRGGNITIQRDNAFLPADVRTQMASLGLNSFQMGRMFLDWGPLRGRNRREQQRYVAGLEGRLAGGWSWDAYVQHGVTDFSTGAYANNPIVANFNRAVDAVANPANGQIVCRSTLADPTNGCVPLNIFGAGSSSQAARNYVFGRSVQDIRIQQDVAAASLRGEPFSLWAGPVSVALGVEARREKYRSTADALSLTDAFFVGNFKPSRGKYDVKEAFFETVVPLLADKSFVKSLDLNAAIRLTDYSLSGSVTTWKVGSTWDLDDQFRVRGVVSRDIRAPNLSELFQGGATLNQTVDDPVTGTSYSSRTVSQGNPDLKPERADTRSFGIVYRPAWLRGLSLSVDYFDIKIDGAIASLIAQRVIDKCQQGITAQCGFITRGSPAGPITSILLVPQNINAERTRGVDIEGTYRTELGKGDLILRAVATYVDQRSEKADGQKVDYAGTNANESQPSKAVPRWRGMASATYDLGKVASTLTGRFISAGKLNNAWVEGVDIDDNSVSSAFYLDWSMTWRIDGAAKGTEVYFAVQNLLDKGPPASPNYSTASTIQTGVNGYIYDVIGRQFRVGVRTRF